Proteins encoded by one window of Streptomyces clavuligerus:
- a CDS encoding glycosyl hydrolase family 28-related protein: MKCMEGGPAMENGRRTLSRRTLIGSATAVAAAWAAAGPTGTAHAAPPASAPPAPPLPVPALWQEFRRNPYAHPQIPYIGRAGSRSRRRRHRARTVSALDYGAVPSTAVDSAPAINSALAAVGRRGGGTVTLPPGTFRIDGVIRIGHSGVVLKGAGSGRTTLYATRHLTELIGPYGSRYGGDKSSWSWAGGLIWLCPEGRWSSLIDAIRAREWPFEGWTGNRRDEWRTLTAVRPARRGDWSITVDDTAGLRRGRLVLLRIADDEGHTLLEHMAGGGPGPEAYQWADKTKLTSYVPYEWPVRVVSVKANRVTLERPLPLDLRPEWDPRLVTPVTPLTDAGVEGLTLEAVETPQSPHLLDKGYNGVTFQCAYDCWADDITVRHADNSFGLVAASACTLSRTRVEGRGSHHPYFCREGAHDNLVEDFTVARATVPFPPGTQLHGINVEGLSSHNVWSRGVMEMGTFDTHRGMPFANVRTEITVDNTGRHGGDASAGPLYGARFAHWNVSVTNGRAGLVRIDGVAPWSATVAISTVREFDQTDRPDFTGPLNSRLEAYGAPGGVWPPNLHRAQRAY; the protein is encoded by the coding sequence ATGAAATGCATGGAAGGCGGGCCCGCGATGGAGAACGGTCGGCGCACCCTCAGCAGACGCACCCTGATCGGCAGTGCCACCGCCGTCGCGGCGGCCTGGGCAGCGGCCGGACCCACCGGTACGGCCCACGCCGCGCCACCGGCCTCCGCGCCACCGGCCCCGCCGCTTCCGGTGCCCGCGCTCTGGCAGGAGTTCCGGCGCAACCCGTACGCCCACCCCCAGATCCCCTACATCGGCCGGGCGGGCAGCCGCAGCCGTCGCCGCCGCCATCGCGCGCGCACCGTCAGCGCGCTCGACTACGGGGCCGTCCCCAGCACCGCCGTGGACTCGGCCCCCGCGATCAACAGCGCCCTCGCGGCCGTGGGCCGGCGCGGCGGCGGCACGGTGACCCTCCCGCCCGGGACCTTCCGGATCGACGGGGTCATCCGCATCGGCCACAGCGGCGTCGTACTGAAGGGCGCGGGCAGCGGGCGCACCACGCTGTACGCGACCCGGCATCTCACCGAGCTGATCGGCCCCTACGGCAGCCGCTACGGAGGGGACAAGTCCTCCTGGTCCTGGGCGGGCGGCCTGATCTGGCTCTGCCCCGAGGGCCGCTGGTCCTCGCTGATCGACGCGATCAGGGCCCGGGAGTGGCCGTTCGAGGGCTGGACCGGCAACCGGCGCGACGAGTGGCGCACTCTGACGGCGGTGCGCCCCGCCCGGCGCGGCGACTGGTCCATCACGGTGGACGACACCGCCGGACTGCGCCGGGGACGGCTGGTCCTGCTGCGGATCGCGGACGACGAAGGACACACCCTGCTGGAGCACATGGCGGGCGGCGGCCCGGGCCCCGAGGCGTACCAGTGGGCCGACAAGACCAAGCTGACCAGCTATGTGCCGTACGAGTGGCCGGTGCGCGTGGTCTCCGTGAAGGCGAACCGGGTGACGCTGGAGCGACCGCTTCCGCTGGATCTGCGCCCCGAGTGGGACCCCCGGCTGGTCACCCCCGTCACCCCGCTGACGGACGCGGGCGTGGAGGGGCTGACCCTGGAGGCCGTCGAGACACCGCAGTCGCCGCACCTCCTGGACAAGGGGTACAACGGCGTCACCTTCCAGTGCGCCTACGACTGCTGGGCCGACGACATCACCGTCCGGCACGCCGACAACTCCTTCGGCCTGGTCGCGGCGTCCGCCTGCACCCTGAGCCGGACCCGGGTCGAGGGCCGGGGCAGCCACCATCCGTACTTCTGCCGCGAGGGCGCGCACGACAACCTCGTGGAGGACTTCACCGTCGCCCGCGCCACGGTCCCGTTCCCGCCGGGCACCCAGTTGCACGGCATCAACGTGGAGGGGCTGTCCAGCCACAACGTCTGGTCGCGGGGGGTGATGGAGATGGGGACCTTCGACACCCACCGGGGCATGCCGTTCGCCAACGTCCGCACCGAGATCACCGTGGACAACACCGGGCGGCACGGCGGCGACGCCTCCGCGGGCCCGCTCTACGGGGCCCGTTTCGCCCACTGGAACGTGTCGGTCACCAACGGCCGCGCCGGGCTGGTGCGGATCGACGGGGTCGCCCCGTGGAGCGCGACGGTGGCGATCTCGACGGTCCGCGAGTTCGACCAGACCGACCGGCCGGACTTCACCGGGCCGCTCAACTCCCGGCTGGAGGCGTACGGCGCGCCCGGCGGGGTGTGGCCGCCCAATCTGCACCGGGCGCAGCGCGCGTACTGA
- a CDS encoding YbjN domain-containing protein gives MSDPRQTPRTPSVPEAAPASVLGTEAAVGAAAVVERALTDAGLVWERPEPGSYVVTLPGTRKLSTTCSLRIGRHSLSLNAFVIRHPDENEAAVHRWLLERNLRLYGVNYAIDHLGDIYLTGRLPLSVATPEELDRLLGAVLEASDGAFNTLLELGFAEAIRREYAWRTARGESTRNLAAFTHLTKDVQSSGG, from the coding sequence ATGTCTGACCCACGGCAGACCCCACGGACCCCGTCCGTCCCGGAAGCCGCCCCCGCATCCGTCCTGGGCACCGAAGCGGCGGTCGGCGCGGCGGCGGTCGTCGAGCGCGCCCTCACCGACGCCGGGCTCGTCTGGGAGCGCCCGGAGCCCGGTTCGTACGTGGTGACGCTCCCCGGCACCCGGAAGCTGTCCACCACCTGCTCGCTGCGCATCGGCAGACACTCCCTCTCCCTCAACGCCTTCGTCATCCGCCACCCCGACGAGAACGAGGCGGCCGTGCACCGCTGGCTGCTGGAGCGGAACCTCCGGCTGTACGGGGTGAACTACGCCATCGACCACCTCGGGGACATCTATCTGACCGGGCGGCTCCCGCTCTCCGTGGCCACCCCCGAGGAGCTGGACCGGCTGCTGGGCGCGGTGCTCGAAGCCTCCGACGGCGCCTTCAACACCCTTCTGGAGCTGGGCTTCGCCGAGGCGATCCGCCGGGAGTACGCCTGGCGGACCGCGCGCGGCGAGTCCACCCGCAATCTGGCGGCGTTCACCCATCTGACCAAGGACGTCCAGAGCTCCGGGGGCTGA
- the mshA gene encoding D-inositol-3-phosphate glycosyltransferase produces MSPYGQYVSRRGTVFRGPRIAFPGTHRRPRRIAMLSVHTSPLHQPGTGDAGGMNVYIVELARRLADLGIEVEIFTRATAGGLPPTVELTPGVLVRHVDAGPYEGLAKEELPGQLCAFTHGVMRAWARHRPDHYDLVHSHYWLSGHVGWLAAERWGVPLVHAMHTMAKVKNAALAEGDTPEPASRVIGETQIVGASDRLIANTAEEAAELVTFYDADPAKVAVVHPGVNLDRFRPADGRAAARARLGVPQDAFVPLFAGRIQPLKAPDVLLHAVARLLARWPELRPRLHVPVVGGPSGSGLARPEELQKLAARLGIADVVHFRPPVGQDALADWFRAASCLVMPSYSESFGLVAIEAQAAGTPVVAAAVGGLPVAVRDGESGVLIDGHDPDDYAGALHRLLADPALAARMGDAAARHAGTFGWDRAAEATAAVYTAALHDHRRRVRSQHV; encoded by the coding sequence GTGAGCCCCTACGGCCAGTACGTCTCCCGTCGCGGCACCGTCTTCCGGGGACCCCGGATCGCCTTCCCCGGCACGCACCGCAGACCGCGCCGGATCGCGATGCTCAGCGTGCACACCTCGCCGCTGCACCAGCCCGGCACCGGCGACGCGGGCGGCATGAACGTCTACATCGTCGAGCTGGCCCGTCGCCTCGCCGACCTCGGGATCGAGGTGGAGATCTTCACCCGGGCGACCGCGGGCGGGCTGCCCCCCACCGTGGAACTCACCCCCGGTGTCCTCGTCCGCCATGTCGACGCCGGCCCGTACGAGGGCCTGGCCAAGGAGGAGCTGCCCGGGCAGCTCTGCGCCTTCACCCACGGGGTGATGCGCGCCTGGGCCCGGCACCGGCCCGACCACTACGACCTCGTCCACTCGCACTACTGGCTGTCGGGCCATGTCGGCTGGCTCGCCGCCGAGCGCTGGGGCGTGCCCCTCGTCCACGCCATGCACACCATGGCCAAGGTCAAGAACGCCGCCCTCGCCGAGGGGGACACCCCCGAGCCCGCCTCCCGGGTCATCGGCGAGACCCAGATCGTGGGCGCGTCCGACCGGCTGATCGCCAACACCGCCGAGGAGGCCGCCGAGCTGGTCACGTTCTACGACGCCGACCCGGCCAAGGTCGCCGTGGTGCACCCGGGGGTCAACCTCGACCGCTTCCGCCCGGCCGACGGCCGGGCCGCCGCCCGCGCCCGCCTCGGGGTCCCGCAGGACGCGTTCGTTCCGCTCTTCGCGGGCCGCATCCAGCCGCTGAAGGCCCCCGATGTCCTGCTGCACGCGGTCGCCCGGCTGCTGGCGCGGTGGCCCGAGCTGCGGCCCCGGCTCCATGTGCCGGTCGTCGGCGGCCCCAGCGGCAGCGGACTCGCCCGGCCCGAGGAGCTCCAGAAGCTGGCCGCGCGGCTGGGGATCGCGGATGTCGTCCACTTCCGCCCGCCGGTGGGCCAGGACGCGCTCGCGGACTGGTTCCGGGCGGCGTCCTGCCTGGTGATGCCCTCGTACAGCGAGTCCTTCGGGCTGGTCGCGATCGAGGCGCAGGCGGCCGGGACCCCCGTGGTGGCGGCGGCCGTCGGCGGGCTGCCGGTCGCCGTGCGCGACGGCGAGAGCGGCGTCCTCATCGACGGGCACGACCCCGACGACTACGCCGGGGCGCTGCACCGGCTGCTGGCCGATCCGGCGCTCGCCGCCCGGATGGGGGACGCTGCGGCCCGGCACGCCGGGACCTTCGGCTGGGACCGCGCGGCGGAGGCCACCGCCGCCGTCTACACGGCGGCCCTGCACGATCACCGCCGCCGGGTACGCTCGCAGCATGTCTGA
- a CDS encoding class I SAM-dependent methyltransferase — translation MTRPRPVGTPTRGTTNPNRLRRMDRWIAAVHGPALRRSDRPTAVDLGYGAAPWTTLELLRRLRTADPRCEVVGIEIAPERVAAARPYEREGLSFRHGGFELPVDGEPLLIRAANVLRQYEEDEVTAVWERLCGRLAPDGLLVEGTCDEIGRRHVWVALGPGGPRTVTFAARLGSLERPSDLAERLPKALIHRNVPGEPVHAFLRDFDRAWAAAAPYAPLSARQRWIRAVGELAADWPLTDDRRRWRQGEVTVNWAALAPSRG, via the coding sequence ATGACCCGCCCCCGCCCCGTCGGCACCCCCACCCGCGGGACGACCAACCCCAACCGACTCCGCCGGATGGACCGCTGGATCGCCGCCGTGCACGGCCCCGCGCTGCGCCGCAGCGATCGTCCGACCGCCGTCGACCTGGGGTACGGAGCGGCCCCCTGGACCACCCTGGAGCTGCTGCGACGGCTGCGGACCGCCGATCCGCGCTGTGAGGTCGTCGGTATCGAGATCGCCCCCGAACGGGTCGCGGCGGCCCGGCCGTACGAGCGCGAGGGCCTGAGCTTCCGCCATGGCGGATTCGAGCTCCCCGTCGACGGGGAGCCGCTGCTGATCCGCGCGGCGAACGTGCTGCGCCAGTACGAGGAGGACGAGGTCACCGCCGTCTGGGAGCGGCTGTGCGGACGGCTGGCGCCGGACGGGCTCCTGGTCGAGGGCACGTGCGACGAGATCGGGCGGCGGCACGTCTGGGTCGCGCTCGGGCCCGGGGGGCCGCGCACGGTGACCTTCGCGGCCCGGCTCGGCTCCCTGGAACGCCCCTCCGACCTGGCGGAACGGTTGCCCAAGGCGCTGATCCACCGTAATGTCCCGGGCGAGCCGGTGCACGCCTTCCTCCGCGACTTCGACCGCGCGTGGGCGGCTGCCGCCCCGTACGCCCCGCTCAGCGCCCGGCAGCGCTGGATCAGGGCGGTCGGGGAGCTGGCGGCCGACTGGCCACTGACGGACGACCGTCGGCGGTGGCGCCAGGGCGAGGTGACCGTCAACTGGGCGGCGCTGGCTCCCTCGCGCGGGTGA
- a CDS encoding C40 family peptidase yields MLRRHCATGAITVVCALAVLAVPGTAFAAVPAEPGRALPRVLPRAPEPPVAPERPAPGDALERVRLDMEKLYQQAASATDAYNLAEERTEQQSAEIVRLARRIDGGRTRIAELKDRAGAAAREQYRGGGLPAGAQLLLTDDPRLFLDAAERVRQSMKATKDLLTELERAQRELEDYTRRASAEWRDLEADRQAQKKAKKRITERIAAAQRLESRLAEEERERLLALEREAAERAQEAWLREQALKQRQNAGDGPGGGSRADAPGRARGSEAGPAGAAAKAIAFALAQVGKPYAWGAEGPGSFDCSGLTSQAWAAGGVGIPRTSQQQWRELPRVATEDIQPGDLIVYNADASHIGIYIGDGRIVHSPRPGRTVSVAGAGSMKILGVVRPDPA; encoded by the coding sequence GTGCTCCGACGCCACTGCGCCACCGGAGCGATCACGGTGGTCTGTGCCCTCGCCGTGCTCGCCGTACCCGGTACGGCGTTCGCCGCCGTGCCCGCCGAGCCGGGGCGCGCCCTTCCGCGGGTACTGCCCCGGGCACCCGAGCCGCCGGTCGCGCCGGAGCGGCCGGCCCCGGGTGACGCGCTGGAGCGGGTGCGGCTCGACATGGAGAAGCTGTATCAGCAGGCGGCGTCCGCCACCGACGCCTACAACCTCGCCGAGGAGCGGACGGAACAGCAGTCGGCGGAGATCGTCCGGCTGGCCCGGCGGATCGACGGGGGCCGGACCCGGATCGCGGAGCTGAAGGACCGGGCGGGCGCCGCCGCCCGGGAGCAGTACCGGGGCGGCGGGCTGCCCGCGGGCGCGCAGTTGCTGCTCACCGACGATCCCCGGCTCTTCCTCGACGCCGCCGAGCGGGTCCGCCAGAGCATGAAGGCGACCAAGGACCTGCTGACCGAGCTGGAGCGCGCCCAGCGGGAGCTGGAGGACTACACCCGGCGCGCCAGCGCCGAGTGGCGGGACCTGGAGGCCGACCGGCAGGCCCAGAAGAAGGCGAAGAAGCGGATCACCGAGCGGATCGCCGCCGCCCAGCGGCTGGAGAGCCGGCTGGCGGAGGAGGAGCGCGAGCGGCTTCTCGCCCTGGAGCGGGAGGCGGCGGAGCGAGCCCAGGAGGCATGGCTCAGGGAGCAGGCCCTGAAGCAGCGGCAGAACGCGGGTGACGGACCCGGCGGCGGCTCCAGGGCCGACGCGCCGGGCAGGGCCCGCGGCTCCGAGGCCGGGCCGGCCGGGGCCGCCGCGAAGGCGATCGCCTTCGCCCTGGCCCAGGTGGGCAAGCCCTATGCCTGGGGCGCCGAGGGCCCCGGCTCGTTCGACTGCTCCGGGCTGACCTCCCAGGCGTGGGCGGCGGGCGGCGTGGGCATACCCCGCACCTCGCAGCAGCAGTGGCGCGAGCTGCCCCGGGTGGCGACCGAGGACATACAACCCGGCGACCTGATCGTCTACAACGCCGACGCGAGCCATATCGGGATCTACATAGGCGACGGGCGGATCGTGCACTCCCCCCGTCCCGGCCGCACCGTGAGCGTGGCGGGCGCCGGGTCGATGAAGATCCTGGGCGTGGTCCGCCCGGACCCGGCCTGA